One Carettochelys insculpta isolate YL-2023 chromosome 15, ASM3395843v1, whole genome shotgun sequence DNA window includes the following coding sequences:
- the CLK4 gene encoding dual specificity protein kinase CLK4 isoform X3, with translation MRGMHVAVKIVKNVSRYREAARSEIQVLEYLNTMDPSSTFRCVQMLEWFDHHGHVCIVFELLGLSTYDFIKENSFLPFHINDIRQMAYQICQSINFLHHNKLTHTDLKPENILFVESDYVVKYNSKMKRDERTLKNTDIKVVDFGSATFDDEHHSTLVSTRHYRAPEVILALGWSQPCDVWSIGCILIEYYLGFTVFQTHDSKEHLAMMERLLGPLPTHMIKKSRKRYFQHDQLDWDEYSSAGRYVRRRCKPLKELMHCHDADHQNLFDLIRKMLEYDPAKRITLDEALQHPFFDLLKNK, from the exons AT GAGAGGAATGCATGTAGCAGTTAAAATTGTGAAAAATGTTAGTCGGTACCGTGAAGCAGCACGTTCAGAAATACAGGTGTTGGAATATTTAAACACCATGGATCCCAGCAGCACATT CCGCTGTGTCCAGATGCTGGAATGGTTTGATCATCATGGTCATGTTTGCATTGTATTTGAGCTGCTGGGGCTTAGTACCTATGACTTTAttaaagaaaacagctttttGCCATTTCATATTAATGACATTAGACAGATGGCATATCAGATTTGCCAGTCTATAAATT TTTTACATCATAATAAGTTGACTCATACGGATCTGAagcctgaaaatattttgtttgtggaGTCTGACTATGTAGTAAAGTACAACTCTAAAATG AAGCGGGATGAACGTACACTAAAAAATACAGATATCAAAGTTGTAGATTTTGGAAGCGCAACTTTTGATGATGAACATCACAGCACATTAGTGTCCACAAGACATTACAGAGCTCCTGAGGTTATTTTAG CACTGGGGTGGTCACAGCCCTGTGATGTTTGGAGTATAGGTTGCATTCTAATTGAATACTACCTTGGTTTTACAGTATTTCAG ACGCATGACAGTAAAGAACATCTGGCAATGATGGAGAGACTACTAGGACCTCTACCAACTCACATGATTAAGAAGTCAAG AAAACGCTATTTTCAGCATGACCAGTTGGACTGGGATGAATATAGTTCTGCAGGTCGATATGTTAGGAGACGCTGTAAGCCATTAAAG GAATTAATGCATTGTCATGACGCAGATCATCAGAATCTGTTTGACCTTATTCGCAAAATGTTGGAGTATGATCCAGCCAAAAGAATTACTCTTGATGAAGCCTTGCAGCATCCTTTCTTTGACTTgctaaaaaataaataa